One genomic segment of Polyangiaceae bacterium includes these proteins:
- a CDS encoding sigma-70 family RNA polymerase sigma factor has translation MKATMSEPGSESKGSWVLQALDAHQDKLLRFARSIVGEALAPDVVQDTFMRLCAQRQSDVEGHLTPWLFTVCRNRALELLRKERRLRNLEEDDVEPHPDSGPAIKLERKESVSRVGAAIERLPERQREVLLLKLDAGLSYKQIAEITELSVSNVGFILHQALQAIRSELSSEPAAARRTS, from the coding sequence GTGAAGGCGACGATGAGCGAACCGGGCAGCGAGTCGAAGGGGTCATGGGTGTTGCAAGCCTTGGATGCCCATCAGGACAAGCTGCTGCGATTCGCTCGGTCGATCGTAGGAGAGGCCCTGGCTCCCGATGTGGTGCAAGACACCTTCATGCGGCTCTGCGCCCAGCGCCAGAGCGACGTGGAGGGGCACCTGACGCCATGGCTGTTCACCGTGTGCCGCAATCGTGCACTCGAGCTCCTGCGCAAAGAGCGTCGGCTTCGCAACCTGGAGGAAGACGACGTGGAACCACATCCCGACAGCGGTCCAGCGATCAAGCTGGAGCGCAAAGAAAGTGTGTCGCGCGTGGGCGCGGCCATCGAACGTTTGCCCGAGCGTCAGCGAGAAGTGCTGTTGCTCAAGCTCGACGCGGGCCTTTCCTACAAACAGATCGCCGAGATCACCGAGCTGAGCGTTTCCAACGTCGGCTTCATTCTGCACCAAGCTCTGCAGGCGATCCGCAGTGAGCTTTCCAGTGAACCCGCAGCCGCGCGGAGGACGTCATGA
- a CDS encoding GntR family transcriptional regulator → MNESAQTSNIAGNIFRELRRQILRGELPAGDRLPGERELAARYNTNRNTLREAVRKLEQSRLVTVRHGQGVTVADFRKSGTMELLPAYLEAAPDLSEVVHLLEDILPARLMVIEFATRLAIARAQKADVERLRDITDLLITAFERGDPKIVGHGFQRWLDALIDAGHSVSIRWIANPFLEAYREIIDRFPALWVLEPSFPAHLREFITALEAGDEEDAIHTTRSYYSRVDGAFIKALEAVLAHRSEHDQKQQDQKKKPKKPD, encoded by the coding sequence ATGAACGAAAGCGCCCAAACCTCCAACATCGCCGGCAACATCTTTCGCGAGCTGCGGCGACAGATCTTGCGCGGAGAGCTACCCGCCGGCGATCGCTTGCCCGGCGAGCGTGAGCTTGCAGCTCGCTACAACACGAACCGCAACACCCTGCGTGAGGCGGTTCGCAAGCTGGAGCAATCGCGACTCGTGACGGTGCGCCACGGCCAGGGCGTCACCGTCGCAGACTTCCGCAAGTCGGGAACGATGGAGCTACTGCCCGCCTACTTGGAGGCCGCGCCCGACCTCAGCGAGGTCGTGCATCTGCTCGAAGACATCTTGCCGGCGCGCTTGATGGTGATCGAGTTTGCCACGCGCCTCGCAATCGCCCGCGCGCAGAAGGCCGACGTCGAGCGACTGCGCGACATCACGGACTTGCTGATCACCGCCTTCGAGCGTGGTGATCCGAAGATCGTCGGCCATGGATTCCAGCGTTGGCTCGACGCCCTGATCGACGCTGGGCATTCCGTATCCATCCGCTGGATCGCCAATCCATTCTTGGAGGCCTACCGCGAGATCATCGATCGCTTTCCGGCCTTGTGGGTGCTGGAGCCCAGCTTCCCCGCGCACCTGCGCGAGTTCATCACTGCGCTGGAGGCCGGTGACGAAGAGGACGCGATCCATACGACGCGCTCCTACTACAGCCGTGTGGACGGTGCCTTCATCAAGGCCCTGGAGGCCGTGCTGGCCCACCGCTCCGAGCACGATCAAAAGCAGCAGGACCAAAAAAAGAAACCCAAGAAACCGGACTAG
- a CDS encoding von Willebrand factor type A domain-containing protein, whose translation MTPEHENIKVTAYALGELPPEEIEAFERELAASEELRAELEGVENTVAQVRAELERDGAALSERRRALIERAAAVSSSADAGKQVAPVAPLPRRRMRRVALWGGAGLGLSAAAAFALFVGSSRMESPDDKAVYMQAAASAAPAPPSEEGLMRAAKSGGADYKSKAKSGRFPAAPPGDGLAAEQGGDLDRERYDHITDNPFIRVAEDPRSTFSIDVDTASYALMRRHLVEGNLPPKGAVRIEEMLNYFHYEYPEPTGAHPFSVTTDVTSAPWAPEHRLVRIGLKAKHVQPAEVPGTNLVFLLDVSGSMNDPNKLPLLKRSFAMLVEQLDENDSVAIVVYAGASGLALPATRGNRKQDILGALERLEAGGSTNGGEGIRLAYDIARKQFIRGGINRVLLATDGDFNVGTSSESELVDLIEKERQSGVYLSVLGLGGGNYNDSTLEKLADKGNGNYSYIDSLPEARKVLVEQATGTLMTVAKDVKIQLEFNPAEVAGFRLIGYENRVLAHQDFNDDKKDAGEIGADHTVTALYEVVPAGGKVPSETGDPLKYQTPPAPAAAAASGELLTVKLRYKQPDSDTSQLLETAVRDSDRNIDSANPELRFAAAVAEFGMLLRESPYRGSSSFAQIRSLASDAATSESRREFLTLVQKAETLRQ comes from the coding sequence ATGACACCCGAGCACGAGAACATCAAGGTCACCGCTTACGCCCTGGGCGAGCTGCCCCCAGAAGAAATCGAAGCCTTTGAGCGCGAGCTAGCCGCTTCCGAAGAGCTACGCGCCGAGCTGGAAGGCGTCGAGAACACCGTGGCCCAGGTGCGCGCGGAGCTCGAGCGGGATGGTGCAGCGCTGTCCGAGCGTCGCCGAGCGCTGATCGAGCGCGCGGCGGCGGTTTCTTCGAGCGCGGACGCAGGCAAGCAAGTCGCGCCGGTGGCACCCTTGCCGCGACGTCGGATGCGTCGCGTGGCGCTCTGGGGCGGCGCAGGGCTCGGCTTGAGCGCGGCCGCGGCGTTCGCGCTCTTCGTGGGCAGTTCGCGAATGGAGTCGCCGGATGACAAGGCGGTATACATGCAGGCCGCGGCTTCCGCTGCGCCCGCGCCCCCGTCCGAGGAAGGGCTCATGCGAGCCGCGAAGAGCGGCGGCGCCGACTACAAGAGCAAGGCGAAGAGCGGTCGCTTCCCCGCGGCCCCGCCTGGCGATGGGCTCGCCGCCGAGCAGGGCGGGGACCTCGATCGCGAACGCTACGATCACATCACCGACAATCCCTTCATTCGCGTTGCAGAGGACCCCCGCTCGACCTTCTCCATCGACGTGGACACGGCGTCCTACGCCTTGATGCGTCGTCATCTGGTCGAGGGCAATCTGCCGCCGAAGGGAGCGGTGCGCATCGAAGAGATGCTGAACTACTTCCACTACGAGTATCCAGAGCCCACCGGAGCGCATCCCTTTTCCGTGACCACGGACGTGACCTCGGCGCCCTGGGCGCCCGAGCACCGCCTGGTGCGCATTGGGCTGAAAGCCAAGCACGTGCAGCCTGCCGAGGTGCCCGGCACGAACTTGGTGTTCCTCCTCGATGTGTCGGGTTCCATGAACGACCCGAACAAGCTGCCCCTGCTCAAACGCAGCTTCGCCATGCTGGTGGAGCAACTGGACGAGAATGACAGCGTTGCCATCGTCGTCTACGCGGGCGCATCCGGGCTCGCGCTGCCAGCGACGCGAGGCAACCGCAAGCAGGACATTCTCGGCGCCCTAGAGCGTCTGGAAGCGGGCGGCTCCACCAACGGCGGCGAGGGGATTCGGCTCGCCTACGACATCGCGCGCAAGCAGTTCATTCGCGGCGGCATCAACCGCGTGCTGCTCGCCACCGACGGTGACTTCAACGTCGGCACCAGCAGCGAGAGTGAGCTCGTCGATCTGATCGAAAAGGAGCGCCAGAGCGGCGTGTATCTCAGCGTGCTGGGCCTCGGTGGAGGCAACTACAACGACTCCACCTTGGAGAAGCTGGCGGACAAGGGCAATGGCAACTACTCGTACATCGATTCCCTGCCCGAGGCGCGCAAGGTGCTCGTGGAGCAAGCCACCGGCACGCTGATGACCGTCGCGAAGGACGTCAAGATCCAGCTCGAGTTCAACCCCGCCGAAGTCGCCGGCTTTCGGCTCATCGGCTACGAGAACCGAGTGCTGGCGCACCAGGACTTCAACGACGACAAGAAGGACGCGGGCGAAATCGGCGCCGACCACACCGTCACGGCGCTCTACGAAGTGGTGCCCGCGGGCGGAAAGGTGCCCAGCGAAACCGGAGATCCGCTCAAGTACCAGACGCCCCCCGCGCCGGCGGCGGCAGCCGCGAGCGGCGAGCTGCTCACGGTGAAGCTCCGCTACAAGCAGCCCGACTCCGACACGAGTCAACTTCTGGAGACGGCCGTGCGGGACAGCGACCGCAACATCGACAGTGCCAACCCGGAGCTTCGCTTCGCGGCGGCAGTGGCAGAGTTCGGCATGTTGCTGCGCGAGTCGCCCTATCGCGGTTCCTCCAGCTTCGCCCAGATCCGCAGCTTGGCTAGCGACGCCGCGACGTCGGAGTCCCGCCGCGAGTTTTTGACGCTGGTACAGAAGGCCGAAACCCTCCGACAGTGA
- a CDS encoding SDR family oxidoreductase yields the protein MKVLVTGISGKVGQQVALLLLEHGHTVVGVDRRRWRDAPEAIVNHQADIRKRASEDVFRVERPDAVIHMATVTHLTTHSEDRYRINLGGTKAVFDACHRHGVKHAVFAGRHTYYGAAADSVLYHTEDEPPLALETFPELADLVAADLFAGTALWRYPEIHTAVLRIVYTLGPSRSGTLASFLHGPKVPMVLGHDPLFQFMHEADVARALVLALEKGLRGVYNVAGPGPMPLSAIIRRVGHQPIPVPELLFRAVLGRFGLPRLPPGALSHIKYPVVVDASAFRAKTDFQHQHDEYETMEAFRHALSQ from the coding sequence ATGAAGGTTCTGGTCACGGGCATTTCCGGCAAGGTGGGGCAGCAGGTGGCGCTGCTGTTGCTCGAGCACGGCCATACCGTCGTGGGGGTCGATCGCCGCCGCTGGCGCGACGCACCCGAAGCCATCGTCAACCACCAGGCCGACATTCGCAAGCGCGCCTCTGAGGACGTGTTTCGCGTCGAGCGCCCCGATGCGGTGATCCACATGGCCACGGTGACGCACCTCACCACTCACAGCGAGGATCGCTATCGCATCAACTTGGGGGGCACCAAGGCCGTGTTCGACGCTTGCCATCGCCATGGTGTGAAGCACGCGGTGTTTGCCGGGCGTCACACCTACTACGGTGCGGCAGCGGACTCGGTGCTCTATCACACCGAAGACGAGCCGCCCTTGGCGCTCGAGACCTTTCCGGAACTCGCCGATCTGGTCGCAGCCGATCTGTTCGCGGGCACTGCCCTGTGGCGCTATCCAGAGATCCACACGGCCGTGCTGCGCATCGTCTACACCCTCGGCCCCAGCCGCAGTGGCACCCTGGCCTCGTTCCTTCACGGTCCCAAGGTCCCGATGGTGCTAGGCCATGATCCGCTGTTTCAGTTCATGCACGAGGCCGACGTCGCTCGTGCCCTGGTGCTGGCACTAGAGAAGGGCTTGCGCGGCGTCTACAACGTAGCGGGCCCCGGTCCGATGCCGCTTTCGGCGATCATTCGCCGCGTCGGGCACCAGCCGATTCCCGTGCCGGAGCTCTTGTTCCGCGCGGTGCTGGGGCGCTTCGGCTTGCCGCGACTTCCGCCGGGCGCCCTCAGCCACATCAAGTACCCGGTGGTAGTGGATGCCTCGGCCTTTCGCGCCAAGACGGACTTCCAACACCAACACGACGAATACGAAACGATGGAAGCATTCCGTCACGCGCTCAGCCAGTGA
- a CDS encoding SDR family oxidoreductase, which yields MSRILIAGCGYVGSELARRAAAAGHEVFALRRHADQLPGCARTLQADLTRAESLRSLPERLDVVFYTAAADETSEEAYRAAYLLGTRNLLASLAQHGARPRFVFTSSTAVYAQSQGEWVDETSETAPTHFTGKLLLEAEQQVRRSGLDVVVLRLAGIYGPGRTSLLARVRDGLAEYSPGVVEYGNRIHRDDCAGALQHVGFAQRPDGLYVGADSAPVDRQELLRYLAERLGAPPPRPRTEPAPRRRGFSSKRCSNARLLAAGYAFEFPSFRDGYESLIQQS from the coding sequence GTGAGTCGAATCCTCATCGCTGGCTGTGGCTACGTGGGCAGTGAGCTGGCACGGCGGGCCGCTGCGGCCGGGCACGAGGTTTTCGCCCTACGCCGGCACGCCGACCAGCTCCCCGGCTGCGCCCGCACCTTGCAGGCGGATCTCACCCGAGCTGAGAGCCTGAGGTCGCTGCCCGAGCGCCTCGACGTAGTCTTCTACACAGCGGCAGCGGACGAAACGAGCGAGGAAGCGTACCGGGCGGCCTACTTGCTCGGAACGCGCAACTTGCTGGCAAGCCTCGCCCAGCACGGAGCTCGTCCCCGCTTCGTCTTCACGTCGAGCACCGCGGTCTACGCCCAATCCCAAGGAGAGTGGGTCGACGAGACCAGCGAGACCGCACCGACTCATTTCACCGGCAAGCTGCTGCTCGAAGCCGAACAGCAAGTGCGACGCAGCGGCTTGGACGTCGTGGTGCTCCGCCTGGCGGGGATCTATGGTCCTGGACGAACGAGCCTGCTGGCGCGCGTGCGAGATGGGCTCGCCGAGTACAGCCCTGGCGTCGTGGAGTACGGCAACCGCATCCATCGCGACGACTGCGCGGGCGCGCTTCAGCACGTCGGTTTCGCGCAGCGTCCCGACGGCCTGTATGTCGGCGCAGATTCCGCGCCCGTCGATCGACAGGAACTCTTGCGGTACCTGGCAGAACGGCTGGGTGCGCCGCCACCGCGCCCGCGCACGGAGCCCGCGCCGCGCCGGCGCGGGTTCAGCAGCAAGCGCTGCTCCAACGCGCGACTGCTCGCCGCCGGCTATGCCTTCGAGTTCCCCAGCTTTCGCGACGGCTACGAGTCGCTCATCCAGCAGTCATAG
- a CDS encoding GMC family oxidoreductase yields the protein MIHSFADYGKTQEFSTDIVVVGTGAGGAAVGTELAESGAKVLFVEEGSYTPTESFNPYTTESIPRLYRDAAATIILGNPPIPYVEGRAVGGSTVINGGMAYRAPERVLHEWAKTMGAPELGPGGMDGYYARVEKNVSVAHQHPRSVGEDSRIMQQGAEKMGWSYTVNQRNQSACVGANNCALGCPTGAKQSTLVSYLPRAFKAGADCLTEVRVEKLRIVRGRAVGIEGHAVDPRTRRPGPRIVVHARAVVVACGAVQTPLLLQRHRLGRPSRLLGKNFLCHPNAKVLAIYPHDVRGWQGVSQNTQIRHFHEDGILMAENFVAPGVLAAYLPFHGAGAFELMQRYNQMVLSGVLVEDSSTGTVRRGPFGMPVVRYDIQPLDHQRFLRGVKLLAEMHFAMGAEQVLLPFFNQPRARSMDDLKHIDVLQTHPSTLELFTPHLMGTARMGSRPENSVVGLDGQLWDLPGAYVADASLFPTAIGVNPQITIMALATRIAERIELARAAA from the coding sequence ATGATCCATTCCTTCGCGGACTACGGGAAGACGCAGGAGTTTTCCACGGACATCGTGGTGGTCGGAACCGGTGCGGGTGGCGCCGCAGTGGGGACGGAGCTCGCCGAGAGCGGCGCAAAGGTGCTGTTCGTGGAAGAGGGCAGCTACACGCCCACGGAGAGCTTCAATCCCTACACCACCGAGAGCATTCCGCGGCTGTACCGGGACGCCGCCGCAACGATCATCCTCGGCAATCCGCCGATCCCCTACGTGGAAGGTCGCGCCGTGGGAGGGAGCACGGTGATCAACGGCGGCATGGCCTACCGCGCGCCGGAGCGTGTGCTGCACGAGTGGGCGAAGACCATGGGCGCGCCCGAGCTCGGTCCTGGAGGGATGGACGGCTACTACGCGCGCGTGGAGAAGAACGTCTCCGTCGCGCATCAGCACCCCCGCAGCGTGGGTGAAGACAGCCGGATCATGCAGCAAGGCGCAGAAAAGATGGGCTGGAGCTACACGGTGAACCAGCGCAACCAGTCTGCGTGTGTCGGCGCGAACAACTGCGCCCTCGGCTGCCCCACGGGCGCCAAGCAGTCCACCCTGGTGAGCTACTTGCCGCGAGCCTTCAAGGCGGGTGCGGACTGCCTGACGGAAGTGCGCGTCGAGAAGCTTCGCATCGTGCGCGGACGGGCCGTGGGCATCGAGGGCCACGCCGTCGACCCGCGTACCCGGCGCCCTGGGCCACGCATCGTGGTCCATGCACGCGCTGTCGTGGTGGCATGCGGCGCAGTGCAGACGCCACTGCTGCTGCAGCGCCATCGCCTCGGGCGACCGAGTCGTTTGCTGGGCAAGAACTTCCTCTGCCATCCGAACGCGAAGGTCTTGGCCATCTATCCCCACGACGTGCGGGGTTGGCAGGGCGTCAGCCAGAACACGCAGATTCGCCACTTCCACGAAGACGGCATCCTGATGGCAGAGAACTTCGTGGCCCCAGGAGTGCTCGCGGCCTACCTGCCCTTCCACGGCGCCGGCGCCTTCGAGTTGATGCAGCGCTACAACCAGATGGTGCTTAGCGGCGTGCTGGTCGAGGATTCCTCCACCGGAACCGTGCGGCGCGGCCCCTTCGGCATGCCTGTGGTGCGCTACGACATTCAACCGCTGGATCACCAACGGTTCTTGCGCGGCGTGAAGCTGCTGGCAGAGATGCACTTCGCCATGGGCGCCGAGCAGGTGCTGTTGCCATTCTTCAACCAACCGCGCGCGCGCAGCATGGATGACCTGAAGCACATCGACGTGCTGCAGACGCACCCGTCGACGCTGGAGCTCTTCACCCCACACTTGATGGGAACGGCGCGCATGGGCTCGCGACCGGAGAACTCCGTGGTGGGGCTCGACGGCCAACTGTGGGATCTGCCCGGTGCCTACGTTGCCGACGCGAGTCTTTTCCCCACGGCCATCGGCGTGAATCCGCAGATCACGATCATGGCGCTGGCCACTCGCATCGCCGAACGCATCGAGCTAGCCCGCGCAGCAGCCTGA
- a CDS encoding 1-acyl-sn-glycerol-3-phosphate acyltransferase: protein MVWILPHVEERLQRMELPFNRDGIDPYGVSRKDVGRFMSMLSIFYHQYFRCSVHGIEHVPARGRAMLVCNHSGGYAIDAGMLIAACFFELDPPRLAQGMVEKFLARQAFAGMMLQRAGQFTGLPQHCTRLLDDERLLMVFPEGARGTAKLYHERYSLVRFGTGFMRLAMATKTPVVPVAYLGGGEAVPTVTNLERVGKLLGAPYIPVTPYGLPVPLPVHTELHFGQPMHIEGSGDEEDSEILVHVEDVKRRIADLIATGRESYRPR, encoded by the coding sequence ATGGTCTGGATTCTCCCGCACGTGGAAGAGCGGCTGCAGCGCATGGAGCTGCCCTTCAATCGAGACGGCATCGATCCCTACGGCGTGTCGCGCAAGGACGTCGGGCGCTTCATGTCCATGCTGTCCATCTTCTATCACCAGTACTTCCGCTGCAGTGTGCACGGCATCGAACACGTGCCCGCGCGCGGTCGCGCCATGCTCGTCTGCAACCACTCTGGCGGCTACGCCATCGACGCCGGCATGTTGATCGCCGCGTGCTTTTTCGAGCTGGATCCGCCGCGACTCGCCCAGGGCATGGTGGAGAAGTTCCTGGCGCGCCAAGCTTTCGCCGGCATGATGCTGCAGCGCGCGGGGCAGTTCACGGGGTTGCCTCAACACTGCACTCGCTTGCTCGACGACGAGCGGCTCTTGATGGTGTTCCCCGAAGGTGCGCGCGGAACCGCGAAGCTCTATCATGAGCGCTACAGCCTGGTGCGGTTCGGCACTGGCTTCATGCGCTTGGCCATGGCCACCAAGACCCCGGTGGTGCCGGTGGCCTACTTGGGCGGCGGGGAGGCCGTGCCCACGGTGACGAACCTGGAACGCGTGGGAAAGCTGCTCGGTGCGCCTTACATTCCGGTCACGCCCTACGGCCTACCGGTTCCGCTGCCCGTGCATACGGAGCTTCATTTTGGGCAGCCGATGCATATCGAAGGCAGTGGCGACGAGGAAGACTCGGAGATTCTGGTGCACGTGGAGGATGTGAAGCGTCGCATTGCGGACCTGATAGCAACAGGCCGCGAGAGCTACCGACCGCGATGA
- a CDS encoding vWA domain-containing protein, with the protein MRSWLYAVPSLAFVFAACGTGSNADAPGSGGGSAASAGSAGAAASAGNGGGGAGGSGGGSAGSSGSAGDASASGGGSGLTGGADAGFPDVEFYYDAPVIVPEACASTVVQGQLTPLDLFFMLDTSGSMSGGNITALKTGVVNFANGGAAAGIGVSGQRFPIGGYNETCASSAYAALAVPWGALPYGAFTTWVNGLSATGYTPSVAALTGAVDACKARIASQPTHKCAVVFVTDGNPEGNCSPTGSAAQTPLGNVAAGAFALGIPVFAIGFPGLPAIGQGIINHVASQGGTGTAVIISSGNIGAQFTTALQNIQKTTLGCEYLMPTTSQGVIDPSKVQVTFTGGGGGNPQTIPPVANAAACTASGGWYYDNPANPKLIKLCPATCTAVQADSNGKVNIDLGCLGS; encoded by the coding sequence ATGCGCAGCTGGCTGTATGCGGTGCCTTCGCTTGCCTTTGTGTTTGCGGCGTGTGGAACCGGAAGCAACGCGGACGCTCCGGGTTCGGGCGGTGGCAGCGCTGCGAGCGCGGGCAGTGCGGGCGCGGCCGCGAGTGCGGGCAACGGAGGCGGGGGCGCTGGTGGAAGTGGTGGCGGCAGCGCGGGCTCCTCGGGCAGCGCGGGCGACGCATCCGCTTCGGGAGGTGGCTCGGGACTCACTGGCGGAGCCGACGCCGGCTTTCCCGACGTGGAGTTCTACTACGACGCTCCCGTCATCGTACCCGAGGCCTGTGCAAGCACCGTCGTGCAAGGGCAGCTGACTCCCCTCGACCTGTTCTTCATGCTCGACACCTCGGGTTCGATGAGTGGCGGCAACATCACCGCCCTCAAGACCGGTGTGGTGAACTTCGCCAACGGCGGTGCAGCCGCGGGCATCGGGGTCAGCGGCCAGCGCTTCCCCATCGGCGGCTACAACGAAACCTGCGCCTCGAGTGCCTACGCCGCCCTGGCCGTGCCTTGGGGCGCGCTGCCCTACGGCGCGTTCACCACGTGGGTCAATGGTCTGAGTGCCACGGGGTACACGCCCAGCGTGGCGGCGCTCACGGGCGCGGTTGACGCATGCAAGGCGCGCATTGCTTCACAGCCGACCCACAAGTGTGCGGTGGTGTTCGTCACTGATGGAAACCCCGAGGGCAACTGTTCGCCCACGGGGTCCGCCGCGCAGACGCCTCTCGGTAACGTCGCGGCCGGCGCGTTTGCATTGGGCATTCCCGTGTTCGCCATCGGTTTCCCCGGCTTGCCCGCCATTGGGCAAGGCATCATCAATCACGTAGCCTCCCAGGGGGGAACGGGCACCGCCGTCATCATCAGCAGCGGCAACATCGGCGCTCAGTTCACCACTGCGCTCCAAAACATCCAGAAGACGACCCTCGGCTGCGAATACCTGATGCCGACGACCTCCCAGGGCGTCATCGATCCCAGCAAAGTGCAGGTCACCTTCACCGGCGGTGGTGGCGGCAATCCGCAAACGATTCCGCCCGTGGCAAACGCCGCAGCGTGTACTGCCAGCGGCGGTTGGTACTATGACAATCCCGCCAACCCGAAGCTGATCAAGCTCTGCCCCGCCACCTGCACCGCGGTGCAAGCTGACTCGAACGGCAAGGTCAACATCGACCTCGGCTGCCTCGGCTCCTGA
- a CDS encoding aminotransferase class V-fold PLP-dependent enzyme, whose amino-acid sequence MNPRLGDRSAFPQLEARAYLNHAAISPVSVQVSDAVTRVLGDYARRGVGAVFDWVEQRGRLKEKLATLLGAGAGANLALTASTTRSLTDLALCIPWQRGDRVALLRGEFPANVTPWQRAAELFGLQLVWLDADAFRTEPDAAWQALSAELERGLRLLSVSAVQFQTGHRMPLPRLARLCHEHGAELCVDAIQAAGVVPLNVTELQIDYLACGSQKWLMGMEGVGFVYVAPSRVSALRPIVAGWLSHEDPLQFLFQGAGHLRYDRPLRQSVDFLEGSAANVLGAAALDASVSVLLELGVEAVYDHVQAYLDRLERGMIDLGFHSRRCERTEERSGILSFDPPAGVDVVNLQQALGKAGVSCSLPDGLLRFSPHYPNAFDEVPFVLRAVESCL is encoded by the coding sequence ATGAACCCGCGTCTCGGCGATCGCTCGGCGTTTCCGCAGTTGGAGGCGCGCGCCTACCTGAACCACGCTGCCATCTCTCCGGTCAGTGTGCAGGTGTCCGACGCCGTCACCCGCGTGCTGGGCGACTACGCACGTCGAGGCGTGGGTGCGGTCTTCGACTGGGTGGAACAACGAGGCCGGCTGAAAGAGAAGCTGGCGACCTTGCTTGGGGCGGGTGCGGGGGCGAATCTCGCGCTGACCGCGAGCACCACCCGCAGTCTGACGGATCTGGCGCTCTGCATTCCCTGGCAGCGCGGGGACCGCGTGGCGCTGCTGCGCGGCGAGTTCCCGGCGAACGTCACGCCCTGGCAGCGAGCGGCAGAGCTTTTCGGTTTGCAGTTGGTGTGGCTCGACGCCGACGCCTTTCGAACCGAGCCCGATGCGGCGTGGCAGGCGCTTTCGGCTGAGCTCGAACGCGGCCTGCGCCTGCTGAGTGTGAGCGCCGTCCAATTCCAGACCGGGCACCGCATGCCGCTGCCGCGTCTGGCGCGCCTCTGTCATGAACACGGCGCGGAACTCTGTGTGGATGCGATCCAAGCAGCCGGGGTCGTGCCGCTGAACGTCACGGAGTTGCAGATCGACTATCTGGCCTGCGGAAGTCAGAAGTGGTTGATGGGAATGGAGGGCGTGGGATTCGTCTACGTGGCGCCCAGTCGTGTCTCGGCCCTGCGCCCCATCGTCGCCGGCTGGCTCAGCCACGAAGATCCGCTCCAGTTCCTGTTTCAGGGCGCAGGGCATTTGCGTTACGACCGCCCGCTGCGCCAGAGCGTCGACTTTCTGGAGGGAAGCGCCGCCAACGTCCTAGGCGCGGCTGCCCTCGATGCAAGCGTGAGTGTGCTGCTCGAATTGGGCGTCGAGGCCGTTTACGACCACGTGCAAGCCTACTTGGATCGACTCGAGCGCGGCATGATCGACCTCGGCTTTCACAGTCGTCGGTGTGAGCGCACGGAAGAACGTTCCGGCATCCTGTCATTCGATCCACCGGCAGGCGTGGACGTAGTGAACTTGCAGCAGGCCCTGGGCAAGGCTGGCGTGTCCTGTTCCCTGCCCGACGGCCTATTGCGATTTTCTCCCCACTACCCCAACGCCTTCGACGAGGTTCCCTTCGTGCTTCGGGCCGTCGAAAGCTGCCTATGA